GACTGCCCGATCAGGCTGACCCCGGTCACGAGCACCAGGAGCAGTACGAGGCGCCGGAAGAGCTCCGCCGGCAGCCAGTCCTGGATCCACAGCCCGATCCGCGTGCCGAGCAGGGCCGGAAGGCAGGCCAGCAGCGCGTAGAGGGCGACGGTCGGCGTGTAGAGCCCCAGACGGTAGTAGCTCACGGCCTGCGTCAGGCCGCCGAGCATGAACGAGGCGGTCAACCAGAAGACGAAGACCCGCTTGTCCACCCGCAGCGTGTGGATGTAGGCGGCGATCGGCGGGGCGAAGATCCCGGTCACACCCCCGACCAGCCCGGCGAACAACCCCACCGCGGTCCCCGCATACGGCTGGAGCTCCCGCGGGACGGAGGGCACCAGGTCCCAGAACGAAAGGCCTGCGAACACCACCGCGGTGGCTCCGACCACGGCCGTGAGGAGCTCAGGGTCGAGTCGCCCGAGGAACGGCGCGCTGGCCAGGGTGCCCACAACGACGGCCAGCAGCATGCCTCCGAACCGTCGGAAGTCCCCGGAGGTCCCGCCGCCGCGCAGGAGGATGGTGAAGTTCGTGACCACCACGGGGATGGCGATGAGCAGCACGGCGTTGCGGGGGCCGACGAGCAGCGTGGCCAGCGGGACCGCGATGAGGGGAAAGCCGAACCCCAGGGCCGCCTTCACCGCGGTGGCGAGGACGATGACCAGCAGGACGAAAGCGAACGGAGCATTCAGGGCGAGGGCGTCGTCCATCCCGGCAACACAACTTCTCCGCCTGGCAGGGGAAGCCTTCGCCGTATGGAAACCCTTTTCCATAATTCCCTGAGGGGAGCGCTGCCAGTGAACAAGGCCTATGAATCCTTCTACCTGCACGACGTGCCCGCCGCGGGCCGCAAGCGCAACCTCCTCGCCCTCTCCTATGCGGAGGTGGCGGAGCGGTTGCGCGAACCGGGCCAGGACATCATCCTGGTGCCGATCGGCAGCACGGAGAAGCATGGAGCCCACATCCCGCTGGGGACCGACAGCTACATCACGATGACCGCGGTCGTTCAGGCCAGCGAGCTCGCCGACTGCCTGTACACGCCCCTGATGCCTTTCGGCTACTCCCCCCACCACATGGGACGCCTGCAGGAGGGCGCGGGGACGATCACGCTGCGTGCCGAGACCTACCGGCGGATCCTGCACGACGTGGCCCGCAGCCTCATCTTCCACGGCTTCAGCCGGATCATCTTTGTCAGCCACCACGGCTCAAACACGAAGCCCATCGACGAGGTCCTGCGCGCGCTGCGATACCGCACCGGCGCCTTCCTGGCCTTCTACAAGACGCCCACCGAGCGCGAGATGAACGTCCTGCGGGGGGTCATCGAGAATCCGCCCGAGGAGACGCCGGGCTGGCACAGCAGCGAACTGGAAACCTCGTGCCTCATGGCCGTGCACGCCGGCCTGGTGAACATGAAGGTCGCCGTCCAGGATCGGGCCCACGCGCCGCGCTGGATGGGCCCGAAGTTCTCGAAGACGGACGGCACGGGGACCGTGGTGTTCCAGGAGTCGGAGAACATCTGGGTCCCGATGGAGCACCACGAGTACTCGGACACCGCGGTCATCGGCAATCCCTTCCGTTCGAACCCGGAGAAGGGCGAGGAGATCTTCCGCCGCATGGCCCGGCACCTTGCCGACTTTGTGCTGGAAGCGCGCACCTTCCCCGTGGAGATCGTGCAGCGCGATTATCCGGAGCGGGCCTGGAGCGAGTAGCGCCGTCATGGGCGCCTCCGATCTCACCGTGGACGAACTCCGGGCGGAGCTGGTCCGCGTGGCCCACCGCGCCTTCGACCTCGGCCTGACCCTGGGCATCAGCGGCAACCTCAGCGTGCGGGTCCCGGACAGCGACAGGATCGTGATCAAGGCCACCGGGGTGTCCATGGGCGACATGACCGTGGAGGACACGCTGCTGCTGGACCTCGCCGGGCGGGTCCTCGAAGCGAGCCCGCGTCGGCCGTCCAAGGAACGCTTCTTCCATCTCGCCATCTACCGCGCGCGACCCGACGTGGGCGCCGTCTCCCATCTGCATCCTCCCCACGTCCTGGCCTTCGCGGCGCTCCACCGGCTCCCGCCGCTGCTCACGGGCGCCTCCCGGACGTTCCTGGGAGGCAAACTCGCGCTGGTCCGGCCTGCCCCCTCAGGCTCACAGGAACTGGCGGACCTCGTCGGGCAGGCCTTCAGCAACCCGGCCATCGTCGCCGCGATCCTGGCCGAGCACGGCAGCGTCACCGTGGGCCCGGACCTGCGTCAGGCGTTCTACCTCAGTCAGTATCTGGAAGACGCGGCGCGGACCGCCCTGCTCGTCGATCGGCTTCGGCAGATGGGGTGAATCGTGGGCGGCGCGGCACAGACTCCGCGGGTGGTGGCCATCGTCGCGACGCTGGACACCAAGGAGCCGGAAGCCACCTTCCTCGCGGAGGCGGTCGCCGCCCGAGGCTATGAGCCCCGTCTCCTCGATGTCAGCATCAGGGGATCGCGCGCCAGCATGCGCCGGGACGAGGCGATGGCCGCCGGTGGAGCGGAGGCCGCCCGGATCCTCGACGGACTCTACCGGCAGCGCGCCCTGGCCGGGGTGCTCGGGATCGGCGGCAACCAGGGCACGGCCGCCGCGGCCATTGCCATGCGCGACCTGCCGATCGGCGTTCCCAAGGTCCTCGTCTCCACGATCGTCTCCGGGAACCTCCGTCCCTATATCGGGGCGAGCGACATCGTCATGATCCCGGCGGTCGGTGACCTCCTCGGCGGCACGAACCGGCTGACGCGCGCCGTGCTCGCCCAGGCGGCCGCGATCATGGCGGCGATGATCGACTCGCGGGCCGCCGGCACCGTCTCCACCGCGACGCCGGCGGTGGCGCTGACCGCCCTGGGGAATGTGGAACCGGCGGCGCGCCGCATCATCCAGGCCCTGGGCCAATCCGGCCTCGAGGTCATCCCCTTCCACGCTTCGGGGGCGGGCGGCACGGCGATGGAGGCCCTGATGGAGACCGGGATGTTTGCCGCCGTGGCGGATCTGGCCACCCACGAACTGCTCGGCGAGGTCGTGGGAGACGACATCTATGCCCCGGTGCGGCCCGGGCGGCTAACCGTGGCCGGCCGCCTCGGGATCCCTCAGGTCGTCGCGCCCGGAGGCCTCGATTTCCTCGTGTTCGGCCCGCCGGACAGCGTGCCGCCGGCCTACCGCGGGCGGGCGACCCACCGGCACAACCCGTACAACACAAACATCCGCGCCTCCGCGGACGAGCTGCGCCGCGCCGGCGAGACGATGGCCAGGCGCCTGCGGGAGGCGCGCGGGCCGGTGGCCTTCATCGATCCCCTGGAGGGATGGTCCCAGGTCGGGCGCCGCGGCGGCCCGTTGTGGGATGCGTCGGCCAACGAAGCTTTTCGGATCGCCCTGCGCGAGGGGCTCCGCGACGCCCCCGTGCAGTACATCGCGATGGAAGCGGCGATCAATGACCCGCCGGTCGCCGATCAGGTGGTGCAGCTGTTGCGGCAGTGGCTGGGGAGGTGATCCCATGCTGGTGAGAGAGACGCCCCGCAATATTCCTGCACAGATGCGGGCCTGGGCGTTGTTCGGGCCGGGGGACCTGCGGCCCGTGGTCAAACCGGTGCCGGCGCCCGGGCCGGCCGAGGTCCTGATCAAGGTGGAGGCGGTGGCGATCTGCGGCACGGACATCGAGATCTACCGGAAAGGACTGCCGGCGATGATCGAGGGGCAGCTGCCGTTCAACGGCAGCCACGTCATCGGCCACGAGTACGTCGGCACCGTTGCCCAGCTCGGCCCGGGGGTCGACGAGTTTGCGGTCGGAGATCGGGTGATCGTGGAGGTCCATGCCGGCTGCGGCCGGTGCGAGCGCTGCCGCCACGGGATGTATACGTCCTGCCTGAACTACTCGTACCGGGCCAAGGGCCATCGCGCCAACGGCTTCACCACCGACGGAGCGTTCGCCGAGTACGCGGTGAATCACATCAACACCGTCTTCCCCCTGCCTGCGCACATCCCGTTCGATGAGGCGACCCTGGCCGTCACCGCGGGGACGTCGATCTACGGGCTCGACGTGTTGGGGGGCCTCATCGCCGGGGAGTCCCTGCTGGTCATCGGGCCGGGGCCGATCGGCCTGATGACCGTCGCCTGCGGCAAGGCGCTGGGCGCGGAGGTTATCTTGGCCGGTACCCGCGAGAGCCGGCTCCGGCTCGGCCGGGACCTCGGGGCCGACCACGTGATCAACGTGCGCGAGCGCCCGCTGGTGGAGACGGTCAAGGCGCTCACGCCCCGCGGGCTGGGGGTCGACCTCGTCATGGAGTGCTCGGGATCGCCCGAGGCGGTCAATCAGGCCCTGTACTGCACCAAGCGGGGAGGGCGGATCTGCCTCGCCGCGTATGCCAGCGATCCGGTGCAGCTCGACGCCGCCTACATGGTGCGCAACAACATCTACATGTACGGGATCCGCGGGGAGGGAAACAGCGCGACGAAACGGGGGCTGGCCCTGATGGCGCAGGGGAAGATCTCCGGCCGGCCGTTCATCACCCATCGCTTCACCCTGGACGAGTTGCCCAGGGCGCTTGAAACGTTCGAGAAGCGCATCGAGGAGGCGATCAAAGTCGTGGTCACGCCGTAGACCGCAGGCGCGGCCCGAAGGGGGAGAGCGTCATGGACGCACCGATGAAGAAGTACATGCGGCCCGGCATCGTCAGCTTCAAGGCGTTCCCGCTGGAGCAGGGCACCGGGCCGATCCTCGAGAGCCTGTCGAAGATCTGCGAGGACGATTTCTTCAGCGCGGTCGAGGTCGGCTGGATCAAGGATCCGCTGGTGCGGGATGAGGCCCGACGGATCCTGGAGCAAAGCCATGTCGAGGTCTGCTATGGCGCACAGCCGGCGATGTTCAGCCAGAAGCTGAACATCAACGCCCTGGACCCCGAGGCCCGCCGGCGGGCGGTGAACCAGATGAAGAACTGCATCCGCGAGGCCGCGCACCTCGGTGCGCGGTGGGTGCGGGTCTTCTCCGGCAAGGATCCCGGGCCGCAGCGCAGGGAGGAGGCGAAGAAGATCCTGGTCGACTCCCTCCTGGAGATCTGCGAGTTTGCCCAGGGGCAGAACAACCCGGGCCTCACCCTGAAGATCTTCGACCGGGCGATCGACAAGGAGTTCCTGGTCGGCCCCTACCAGGACGCCCTCGACGTCGTGCGGGCCGTGCGCCAATCCTTCCCGACGTTCGGCCTCCTGGTGGATCTCTCGCACTTCTCGCTCCTGGAGGAAGACCCTGCGGTGGTCATTCCCGCGCTGCGGCCCTACCTGGTGCATGTGCACATCGGCAACGCCTATCTCCGGGACCGGCGGCACGTCGCCTATGGCGACCTGCAGCCGCGGTTTGGCTTTCCGGACAGCGAGGTCACCGTCGACGACGTGCGCGCGTTCTTCCGGCTGCTGCTCGATCAGGGGTTCTTCAACCCCGTGGACCGCCCGGTGTGCAGCGCCGAGGTCCGGCCGCTGGTGGCCGGGGAGCGCTCGGAGCTGATCATCGCCGGCACCAAGCGGGTGATGGCAGAGGCATGGGCCCTGGCCTGACGGCCCCTCCCACGCACCGTCGCCGTCGCCGGGCGTCCGCGCGGCGCCGGATCGTGACGATCCTCGACGTGGCCCGCCACGCCGGGGTCTCGCCGGCGACCGTGTCGCGCGTGTTGAACCAGAGCAGCCATCCGGTGAGCGCCGGGGGTCGGCGGCGGGTGCTGGCGGCGGCGCGGAAGCTCGCCTACATCCCGAACCTCCTGGCCAGGAGCCTGCTGACCCAGCAGACCGCCGCGCTGGGCGTCCTCATTCCGGACGTCTCGAATCCCTACTACGCGGCGGCCCTGCGCGGGATCGAGGACGCCGTGGAGCCGACCGGGCGGACCGTCATCCTCTGCAATACCGATCGCGACCCGGAGAAGCAGCGCCGATACCTGCGCGCCTTGATGGAGCGCCGTGTGGACGGCCTGATCATCGTCGGCGGATCCTTCGGCCGCGAGGAGTCGGAGATCATCGGCGGCGATCTCCCGGTGGTCATGATCGGCCGGCACCGGGTCCGGTTCCCCTCGGTCCGTATCGACAACGAGGAGGCCGCCGCGCTGGCCGCCGGGCATCTGATTGCCCTCGGGCACCGGCGCATCGTCCACCTGGCCGGACCGGCCGCCTCGCTGACCGCCGCCGACCGGCGCCGGGGCTACTGCCGGGCGTTGGAGGGCGCGGGCATCCCGGTGGACCCCGGGCTGATCATCGAAGTGGGCTTCACCCCGCGGCAGGTGGGGGCCGCCGTGGGCGCGGCGTTTCAGGCCCCCCGCCGGCCCACGGCGATCCTGGCCGCCAACGACCAGGTGGCGATCGGGGCGATCAGAGCCCTGCATGAAGTGGGGCTGCGCGTGCCCGACGATGTGTCGGTCGTGGGCTTCGACGACACGCCCCTCGCGTCGTACACCATCCCCGCGTTGACGACCGTGGCGGTGCCCAGCCGTGACCTCGGGTACCGGGCGGCGGCCCTGCTGGCGGCCGCTCTGGAAGGCCGCCGCACCGCCTCCGTCGTCCTGCCGTGCGAACTGCGAATTCGGGAATCGACAGCACCACTCAAATCGAGGAGGGGGTAGCCGTGCGCAGCGGTGCTCTGCGGTGGATGTTGGCGTGCACAGTGGTGGCCATGCTGGGCGTCTGGGCGGCGGGCATGGCCCAGGCCCAGGTCCGGGTGACGATCCTGGGAGGGATCGTCGGCGGCGGTCCGTATCTCCAGGCGGCCGGATTGGGCCAGATCATGTCGGAGCACATGAGCACGGTGGTCCAGGGAACCGTGCAGGCGACCCCGGGGCTGGGGGCCAACGCCCTGCGCCTGGCCAGCGGGCTGGGCGACATTGCCGTGATCGTCAGCACCGACGGATTTCAGGTGCTCAAGCGTCAGGGTCCGTACGCCGAGGCCAAGAAGTTCCCGCTGCAGATGTACCCGACCGTGCCCGCCCAGTACGTGCACTTCATCGTGAAGCAGAGTTCGGGGATCACAAAGTTCGCGGATCTCAACGGCAAGCGCATCAACGTCCTGACCCGCGGGTCCCTGGCCGATCAGCTCGGGACGCGGCTGCTCGAGGTGCTGCGGGTGCGGCCCAGCCGTGTCTACCACTACCCCCACGGTGAGGCGGCCAGTGCGCTGCAAAACGACGAGGTGGACGCGGTCGTCGCCGGCGGCATCGCCCCGGCCTACAACGAGGTCTCGCTGAAGCACCCGGTCCGCGTCCTGTCCTTCACCGATGAGGAGGTGGCCCTGCTCAAGGAGCGCCTCCCGCAGATCCCGGTGACCGAGGCCGACTTCTCGTCGTCCTATCGGGGCGCGGGGAAGGCCCGGGTCATGGCCCCCTGGGCGGTGATGGCCGCGCGACACGACCTGGACAGCACCCTCGTCTACCAGATCACGAAGACCGTCTACGCCAACTTTGCCACGGTGGTGAAGATCTACAAGGAAGCCGAGAGCATGACCCTCCGCACGGTGCTGCAGACCCTGTATCCGCTGCATCCCGGGGCGTTGCGCTACTACCGCGAGGCGGGGCTGCGGATCCCGCCCGAGATGCTGCCGCCGGCGGACCTGCCCAAGTAGGCGGCGGTCAGAGGCCGGGCGATGGGCCAGACCCTGACCCGCATCTACCGGGCCGCAGCGTTCATCTTCGCGCTCGTCTTCCTCGTTGAGGCCTGGCGGGCGGGGCTGGATCTGCTCGTCGAACGGCCGCTCTTCGTGCTGTTCGCCCTGGTCTTGATCTTCCTCGAGGCCATGGCCAAAAGCGGGCGGATGCGGCCCCTCGAGCTGCTGCTGATCGTCCTGACCATCCTCTCCGTGGGGTACGTGGCCGTCAACGCCGACACGATCGCCTACCAGGGCGGAATCGCGCGGAGCAACCAGATCGTCCTGGCGGTCGTCGCCCTGGTCCTCATCCTCGAGGCCACCCGCCGGACCATCGGCTGGACTCTGCCGATCCTGGTCTTCGTCATGATCGGTTACGCCGTGGGCGGCGCGTTCATCCCCGGGAGGTGGGGGCATGCGGGTTTCACCATCCAGGACATCCTGGGCTATCTGTACCTGACCTCCGACGGGATGTGGAGCCTGCCGGTAGGTGTCGCCGCAACCTACATCCTGGTCTTCATCGTCCTGGGGCAGGTCATGATGAAATCCGGCCTCGCCGATCTGCTCAACGCCTTCGCCATGCGGGTGGCCGGTCGGATCCGCGGCGGGCCGGCGCAGGTCTCCGTGCTGGGCAGCCTGGGCTTCGGCATGGTCTCGGGTTCGGCCCCGGCCAACGTCGCCATCACGGGATCGGTGACCATCCCCCTGATGAAACGGTACGGCTTTCCGCCGGCCTGGGCCGGCGCGGTCGAAGTGGCCAGCAGCGCGGGTGGGCAGCTCATGCCTCCGGTCATGGGAGCGGCCGCCTTCATCATGGCTGAGCTGATCCGCGTGCCCTATGCCCAGATCGCCGTGGCCGCCCTCGTTCCGGCTGCGCTCTACTACCTGGGCATCGGCGCCTCCGTGTACTTCTGGGCGGGGGCCGCGGGGCTGCGCGGGTTCAGCCGTGAGGAACTGAACCAGGGGTTCATGACCATCCCCCGGGCGCTGCGCCGACGCGGACACCTGCTCATCCCCTTCGCGGCGCTGATCTGGCTCGTGATCGGAGGCTGGCACGCGCCACGCGCCGCGGCCCTGGTGGTCGTGCTGACGATCCTGACGTCGCTCGGGCATCGCGAGACGCGGATGAGCCTGGGAACCGTCTATGGCGCGTTGGCCGAAGGGGGCACGAAGACGCTGGAGGCGGCCATGGGCACCGCCGCCTCGGCGCTGATCTACTCGATGATCGTGTTCACCGGGATCGGGCTGAAGTTCTCGAGCCTGGCCGTCGCCGCGGCCGGCGGCAACACGCTGATTGTCCTCCTCTTCGTGGTGGCCGCGACCCTCATCCTCGGCCTGGCGCTACCCACCACGGCCGCCTACCTCATCGCCGCGGCCACGGTCGCGCCGGCCCTTGAGCAGGTGGGGGTGCCGACGCTCGCCGCCCATATGTTCATCTTCTACTACTCGGTGCTGGCGACGATCACGCCGCCCGAGGGCATGGCCCTGTTCACGGCGTCTGCCATCGCCGGGTCGAACTGGATGGAAACCGGCCTCCACGGCATGAAGCTCACGCTCTCAGGCTATCTCGTGCCCTTCGGCTTCATCTTCATGCCGACCCTGCTCCTCATCGGCAGGGCCTCGGACATGGTGCTGCACATCGCCACGGCGGCGGTGGGCATCGTCTT
This is a stretch of genomic DNA from Armatimonadota bacterium. It encodes these proteins:
- a CDS encoding creatininase family protein, encoding MNKAYESFYLHDVPAAGRKRNLLALSYAEVAERLREPGQDIILVPIGSTEKHGAHIPLGTDSYITMTAVVQASELADCLYTPLMPFGYSPHHMGRLQEGAGTITLRAETYRRILHDVARSLIFHGFSRIIFVSHHGSNTKPIDEVLRALRYRTGAFLAFYKTPTEREMNVLRGVIENPPEETPGWHSSELETSCLMAVHAGLVNMKVAVQDRAHAPRWMGPKFSKTDGTGTVVFQESENIWVPMEHHEYSDTAVIGNPFRSNPEKGEEIFRRMARHLADFVLEARTFPVEIVQRDYPERAWSE
- a CDS encoding TIM barrel protein produces the protein MDAPMKKYMRPGIVSFKAFPLEQGTGPILESLSKICEDDFFSAVEVGWIKDPLVRDEARRILEQSHVEVCYGAQPAMFSQKLNINALDPEARRRAVNQMKNCIREAAHLGARWVRVFSGKDPGPQRREEAKKILVDSLLEICEFAQGQNNPGLTLKIFDRAIDKEFLVGPYQDALDVVRAVRQSFPTFGLLVDLSHFSLLEEDPAVVIPALRPYLVHVHIGNAYLRDRRHVAYGDLQPRFGFPDSEVTVDDVRAFFRLLLDQGFFNPVDRPVCSAEVRPLVAGERSELIIAGTKRVMAEAWALA
- a CDS encoding LacI family DNA-binding transcriptional regulator, whose protein sequence is MTILDVARHAGVSPATVSRVLNQSSHPVSAGGRRRVLAAARKLAYIPNLLARSLLTQQTAALGVLIPDVSNPYYAAALRGIEDAVEPTGRTVILCNTDRDPEKQRRYLRALMERRVDGLIIVGGSFGREESEIIGGDLPVVMIGRHRVRFPSVRIDNEEAAALAAGHLIALGHRRIVHLAGPAASLTAADRRRGYCRALEGAGIPVDPGLIIEVGFTPRQVGAAVGAAFQAPRRPTAILAANDQVAIGAIRALHEVGLRVPDDVSVVGFDDTPLASYTIPALTTVAVPSRDLGYRAAALLAAALEGRRTASVVLPCELRIRESTAPLKSRRG
- a CDS encoding sulfite exporter TauE/SafE family protein gives rise to the protein MDDALALNAPFAFVLLVIVLATAVKAALGFGFPLIAVPLATLLVGPRNAVLLIAIPVVVTNFTILLRGGGTSGDFRRFGGMLLAVVVGTLASAPFLGRLDPELLTAVVGATAVVFAGLSFWDLVPSVPRELQPYAGTAVGLFAGLVGGVTGIFAPPIAAYIHTLRVDKRVFVFWLTASFMLGGLTQAVSYYRLGLYTPTVALYALLACLPALLGTRIGLWIQDWLPAELFRRLVLLLVLVTGVSLIGQSLR
- a CDS encoding alcohol dehydrogenase catalytic domain-containing protein — encoded protein: MLVRETPRNIPAQMRAWALFGPGDLRPVVKPVPAPGPAEVLIKVEAVAICGTDIEIYRKGLPAMIEGQLPFNGSHVIGHEYVGTVAQLGPGVDEFAVGDRVIVEVHAGCGRCERCRHGMYTSCLNYSYRAKGHRANGFTTDGAFAEYAVNHINTVFPLPAHIPFDEATLAVTAGTSIYGLDVLGGLIAGESLLVIGPGPIGLMTVACGKALGAEVILAGTRESRLRLGRDLGADHVINVRERPLVETVKALTPRGLGVDLVMECSGSPEAVNQALYCTKRGGRICLAAYASDPVQLDAAYMVRNNIYMYGIRGEGNSATKRGLALMAQGKISGRPFITHRFTLDELPRALETFEKRIEEAIKVVVTP
- a CDS encoding class II aldolase/adducin family protein translates to MGASDLTVDELRAELVRVAHRAFDLGLTLGISGNLSVRVPDSDRIVIKATGVSMGDMTVEDTLLLDLAGRVLEASPRRPSKERFFHLAIYRARPDVGAVSHLHPPHVLAFAALHRLPPLLTGASRTFLGGKLALVRPAPSGSQELADLVGQAFSNPAIVAAILAEHGSVTVGPDLRQAFYLSQYLEDAARTALLVDRLRQMG
- a CDS encoding TRAP transporter fused permease subunit, whose protein sequence is MGQTLTRIYRAAAFIFALVFLVEAWRAGLDLLVERPLFVLFALVLIFLEAMAKSGRMRPLELLLIVLTILSVGYVAVNADTIAYQGGIARSNQIVLAVVALVLILEATRRTIGWTLPILVFVMIGYAVGGAFIPGRWGHAGFTIQDILGYLYLTSDGMWSLPVGVAATYILVFIVLGQVMMKSGLADLLNAFAMRVAGRIRGGPAQVSVLGSLGFGMVSGSAPANVAITGSVTIPLMKRYGFPPAWAGAVEVASSAGGQLMPPVMGAAAFIMAELIRVPYAQIAVAALVPAALYYLGIGASVYFWAGAAGLRGFSREELNQGFMTIPRALRRRGHLLIPFAALIWLVIGGWHAPRAAALVVVLTILTSLGHRETRMSLGTVYGALAEGGTKTLEAAMGTAASALIYSMIVFTGIGLKFSSLAVAAAGGNTLIVLLFVVAATLILGLALPTTAAYLIAAATVAPALEQVGVPTLAAHMFIFYYSVLATITPPEGMALFTASAIAGSNWMETGLHGMKLTLSGYLVPFGFIFMPTLLLIGRASDMVLHIATAAVGIVFLSAGVMGFLTRRLHAVERLALIVGAALLFQPGMAPSLAGLAVCVLVLLRSAARGRGEPRPAEAGGGG
- a CDS encoding Tm-1-like ATP-binding domain-containing protein, which encodes MGGAAQTPRVVAIVATLDTKEPEATFLAEAVAARGYEPRLLDVSIRGSRASMRRDEAMAAGGAEAARILDGLYRQRALAGVLGIGGNQGTAAAAIAMRDLPIGVPKVLVSTIVSGNLRPYIGASDIVMIPAVGDLLGGTNRLTRAVLAQAAAIMAAMIDSRAAGTVSTATPAVALTALGNVEPAARRIIQALGQSGLEVIPFHASGAGGTAMEALMETGMFAAVADLATHELLGEVVGDDIYAPVRPGRLTVAGRLGIPQVVAPGGLDFLVFGPPDSVPPAYRGRATHRHNPYNTNIRASADELRRAGETMARRLREARGPVAFIDPLEGWSQVGRRGGPLWDASANEAFRIALREGLRDAPVQYIAMEAAINDPPVADQVVQLLRQWLGR
- a CDS encoding TAXI family TRAP transporter solute-binding subunit, producing the protein MRSGALRWMLACTVVAMLGVWAAGMAQAQVRVTILGGIVGGGPYLQAAGLGQIMSEHMSTVVQGTVQATPGLGANALRLASGLGDIAVIVSTDGFQVLKRQGPYAEAKKFPLQMYPTVPAQYVHFIVKQSSGITKFADLNGKRINVLTRGSLADQLGTRLLEVLRVRPSRVYHYPHGEAASALQNDEVDAVVAGGIAPAYNEVSLKHPVRVLSFTDEEVALLKERLPQIPVTEADFSSSYRGAGKARVMAPWAVMAARHDLDSTLVYQITKTVYANFATVVKIYKEAESMTLRTVLQTLYPLHPGALRYYREAGLRIPPEMLPPADLPK